A single Seriola aureovittata isolate HTS-2021-v1 ecotype China chromosome 19, ASM2101889v1, whole genome shotgun sequence DNA region contains:
- the LOC130187413 gene encoding kelch repeat and BTB domain-containing protein 11-like: protein MEARESEESGGSSRDQCSHLGAAAADMPPQISAENCYKLLTKAKSEGAEGAKQRLYRYMSDHYLHVLRTPAVYGRLTAGEREHILARRMEGRKVLAVAESSEVCDRAGSRDNSRPQSPLLPAPEDHNHRRVFCLHPDTQQWEVLTSLPEEVPAKGSGMCTMYNYLFVAGGIRAEGDGRSRASDRVFCYNPLTGLWSQVRPLTQPRCQLRLVSMDGYLYAIGGECLFTVERYDPRADRWSQVAPLPRGSFAVAHEATSCGGELFVSGGSLFYRLLRYDSRRDEWEECPFNESRRRSTDMVARRGLVYRFDVDRERAGVKVYKYNTVVKVWLGGASFPLENPLPFRCAVLEDRIYCVNRSQTLQFEVREEGEGFLPDVLPPPAEARGALVPFVLCLNRDKSPGPGPEPGPKKC, encoded by the coding sequence ATGGAGGCCAGGGAGAGTGAGGAGTCAGGAGGCTCCTCCAGGGATCAGTGTTCACACCTcggtgcagcagctgctgacatGCCGCCACAGATCAGCGCAGAAAACTGCTACAAGCTTCTGACAAAAGCCAAGAGCGAGGGCGCGGAGGGCGCGAAGCAGCGGCTCTACCGATACATGAGCGACCACTACCTGCACGTACTGCGGACTCCCGCCGTGTACGGCCGGCTGACAGCGGGGGAGAGAGAGCACATCCTGGCACggaggatggaggggaggaaggTGCTGGCGGTGGCCGAGAGTAGCGAGGTGTGCGACCGCGCGGGGAGCCGGGACAATAGCCGGCCGCAGAGTCCGCTGCTGCCCGCCCCGGAGGACCACAACCACCGGCGGGTGTTCTGCCTCCACCCGGACACTCAGCAGTGGGAGGTGCTGACCAGCCTGCCGGAGGAGGTCCCGGCAAAAGGCTCCGGGATGTGCACCATGTACAACTACCTGTTCGTGGCGGGGGGGATCAGGGCGGAGGGGGACGGCCGCTCCAGGGCGTCGGATCGGGTCTTCTGCTACAACCCGCTGACCGGCCTCTGGAGCCAGGTCCGGCCGCTGACCCAGCCCCGCTGCCAGCTCCGACTGGTCTCCATGGACGGATACCTGTACGCCATCGGGGGGGAGTGTCTGTTCACGGTGGAGCGCTACGACCCGCGCGCGGACAGGTGGAGTCAGGTGGCGCCACTGCCCAGAGGCTCCTTCGCGGTGGCGCACGAGGCGACTTCTTGCGGCGGGGAGCTGTTCGTGTCCGGAGGCTCGCTCTTCTACCGGCTGCTGCGCTACGACTCCCGCCGCGACGAGTGGGAGGAGTGTCCGTTCAACGAGAGCCGGCGGCGGTCCACGGACATGGTGGCGCGCCGCGGCCTCGTGTACCGCTTCGACGTGGACCGGGAACGCGCGGGAGTGAAGGTGTACAAGTACAACACGGTGGTGAAGGTGTGGCTCGGCGGCGCGAGCTTCCCGCTGGAGAACCCGCTGCCGTTCCGCTGTGCGGTGCTCGAGGACCGGATCTACTGCGTCAACCGGAGCCAGACGCTGCAGTTCGAGGTgcgggaggagggggaggggttcCTGCCGGACGTCCTGCCCCCCCCCGCAGAGGCCAGAGGAGCCCTGGTGCCCTTTGTCCTCTGTCTGAACCGGGACAAGTctccaggaccaggacctgaACCCGGTCCAAAAAAGTGCTAA